The Deinococcus sedimenti genome has a segment encoding these proteins:
- a CDS encoding ParA family protein, whose protein sequence is MKTITVFNHAGGAGKTSLVRDVGYEMARSGLRVLLIDLDPQANLTGWLGIDGVNRQQTVYPVAVEGHPLPEPTSVHGLNLIPSHVSLAVAEGQMMGRVGAQSRLRRALQDVRDLYDLVLIDSPPSLGQLSILGALAADHMVVPIPTRQKGLDAMPGLQGAFAEYREVRPDLTVALYVPTFYDARRLHDREVLTDLRGALSPLATPVPQREAVWLDSTAQGAPVGVYAPGSPVHRDVQQLTTDVAQALGLPYQVNA, encoded by the coding sequence GTGAAAACGATCACCGTGTTCAACCACGCCGGAGGGGCCGGCAAGACCAGCCTCGTCCGGGATGTGGGCTACGAGATGGCGCGCAGCGGGCTGCGGGTCCTTCTGATCGACCTCGACCCTCAGGCCAACCTGACCGGCTGGCTGGGGATCGACGGGGTCAACCGGCAGCAGACGGTCTACCCGGTGGCGGTCGAAGGCCACCCGCTGCCCGAGCCCACGTCGGTCCACGGTCTGAACCTGATCCCGTCCCACGTCAGTCTGGCGGTCGCCGAGGGTCAGATGATGGGCCGCGTCGGCGCCCAGAGTCGCCTGCGCCGCGCCCTGCAGGACGTCCGCGACCTGTACGACCTCGTGCTGATCGACAGTCCGCCCAGCCTCGGGCAGCTGTCCATCCTGGGTGCACTGGCCGCCGATCACATGGTCGTTCCGATTCCGACCCGTCAGAAGGGGCTGGACGCCATGCCCGGCCTGCAGGGTGCGTTCGCCGAATACCGGGAGGTGCGCCCCGACCTGACGGTCGCGCTGTACGTTCCCACCTTCTACGACGCCCGCCGTCTGCACGACCGGGAGGTGCTCACCGACCTGCGGGGCGCGCTCTCGCCGCTCGCGACGCCGGTACCCCAGCGCGAGGCGGTCTGGCTGGACTCCACCGCGCAGGGCGCCCCGGTCGGCGTGTACGCGCCGGGCAGCCCGGTACACCGCGACGTGCAGCAGCTCACCACCGACGTCGCTCAGGCCCTCGGCCTGCCGTACCAGGTGAACGCATGA
- a CDS encoding ParB N-terminal domain-containing protein — MTRRPRPERRRDLAGLIGADAPDLTRRNLPDTHLPVTVLTPGPSQPRRAFDAGSLDSLARSIREHGVLQPLLVRPAGNQYEIVAGERRWRAAQLADLTEVPVVIRDIGDTEARQIALIENLQRDDLNTLDEVDAKLELVATTLNVPLQDARGRLMQLLREEPGADHAALEQLFAALGEQWTSFARNKLKILNWPAPLLAAVRQGLAYTAAQLIAQADPAQHERLITLARSGATRSELRDAIQQGKARPAAPAPAQEVVRQMGRTQWLNSLTADETRDLDRWLARMPASLRAKLKS, encoded by the coding sequence ATGACGCGCCGCCCCCGTCCCGAGCGGCGCCGCGACCTCGCCGGCCTGATCGGCGCCGACGCGCCCGACCTGACCCGCCGGAACCTCCCCGACACCCACCTGCCGGTCACGGTCCTCACTCCCGGGCCGTCGCAGCCCCGCCGGGCCTTCGACGCCGGGAGCCTGGATTCGCTGGCGCGCAGCATCCGCGAACACGGCGTCCTGCAGCCCCTGCTGGTGCGCCCCGCCGGGAACCAGTACGAGATCGTCGCCGGTGAACGCCGCTGGCGCGCCGCTCAGCTGGCCGACCTGACCGAGGTGCCCGTCGTGATCCGCGACATCGGCGACACCGAAGCCCGGCAGATCGCCCTGATCGAGAACCTGCAGCGCGACGACCTGAACACCCTGGATGAGGTGGACGCGAAACTCGAACTGGTCGCCACCACCCTGAACGTCCCCCTCCAGGACGCCCGGGGCCGCCTGATGCAGCTCCTGCGGGAGGAACCCGGCGCGGATCACGCGGCATTGGAGCAGCTGTTCGCGGCGCTGGGTGAACAGTGGACGTCGTTCGCCCGCAACAAGCTCAAGATCCTGAACTGGCCCGCGCCCCTGCTGGCCGCCGTGCGTCAGGGCCTGGCGTACACGGCCGCCCAGCTGATCGCCCAGGCGGACCCGGCCCAGCACGAGCGGCTGATCACGCTGGCGCGGTCAGGCGCCACCCGCAGCGAACTGCGGGACGCCATTCAGCAGGGAAAAGCCCGCCCGGCCGCCCCGGCACCCGCGCAGGAGGTGGTGCGTCAGATGGGCCGGACGCAGTGGCTCAACAGCCTGACCGCCGATGAGACCCGGGACCTCGACCGCTGGCTGGCCCGGATGCCCGCGTCCCTCAGAGCCAAACTGAAATCCTGA